From Micromonospora carbonacea:
TTGACGTACGCTGCGGTCTGACGACACGGTGGCCTCGCCATGACATCGAGGACGATCGAAGGCCACGACCGAACCACGAACCATTGCGGGGGCTCTCATGATTCGGCCTTTGCCGTGACGGATGCGCAACGCCGGGCGCTCGCCGAGAAACTGCGTCGCCACGCGGCGGCGGCCGGCCGGCCGGTGCGGTCCTTCCTGCGCCGGCCGTACCCCACCGCGTTCCCGTCCACGGCGCGGCTGCGCCGCTGGCGGCACCGCGGTCACGCCCGGCTGGCCCACGGCCGCACGTTCTGGGGCGACCGGCTGCGGGTGCGGCTGCCCGACGAGATCTCCATCGCGATCCGCCGGCACGGCTTCATCGAGTACGAGCTGAGCGCCTTCCTGCTGCGCCACCTGCGCACCGGGGCGACGTTCCTCGACGTCGGCGCCCACCTCGGCTACTTCACGGTGCTGGCGGCGCGCTGCGTCGGCGGGTCCGGCCGGGTGGTGTCGTTCGAGCCCACGCCCGGGACGTACGCGCTGCTGGCGCAGAACGTGGCCGGCCTCGGCAACGTCACGGCGGTGCCGGCGGCGGTCTGGTCGTCGCCGGGGAAGGTGTCGCTGACCGACCACGGCGTCGGCTACAGCCCCTACAACTCGGCCTACCGCTCCCGGCTGCCCGCGGCGGTCCGGCAGCGGGTGGCCACCACCGTGCACGAGGTCGCCGCGGTCGCCCTCGACGAGTTCGTCGCGGCGCGGGCGCTGACCCCCGACGTGGTGAAGATCGACGCCGAGAGCGCCGAGAAGAACGTCCTGGAGGGCATGGGCCGCCTGCTGGGCACGGTGCGCCCGGTGGTCTCGCTGGAGGTCGGCGACCTCGACGTGCCGGGCGCGCCGCGCAGCGCGGAACTCGTCGAGTTCATGGTCGGCCACGACTACCGGGCCTACGAGCTGTCCGACGGAATGCCGCGACCGCATCGACCGAGGTCATCGTATGAATACGACAACCTCGTCTTCGTCGCCGCCGAGAAAGGACACCTGCTCGATGTATGACGTCGTCGTTCGGTCCGGCACGGTCGTGGACGGCACCGGAGACGCCGCCCGGACCGGTGACGTCGCCATTTCCGACGGCCGGATCGTGGCGGTCGGCAGGGTTTCCGGCCGGGGCCGGCGCGAGATCGACGCGGACGGGTGCATCGTCACTCCCGGATTCGTCGACATCCATACGCACTTCGACGGCCAGGTGACCTGGGACCCGTTGTTGACGCCGTCCTGCTGGCACGGCGTGACCACGGTGGTGATGGGCAACTGCGGCGTCGGTTTCGCCCCGGTGACCGAGCCCAACCGGGAGTGGCTGATCGGCCTGATGGAGGGCGTCGAGGACATCCCCGGCGCGTCGCTGTCCGAGGGCATCCGGTGGGCGTGGGAGAGCTTCCCGGAATACCTGGAGGCGGTCGCCGGCCTGTCCCGGGTGATGGACGTCGGCGCCCAGGTGCCGCACGGCGCCGTCCGGGCGTACGTGATGGGCGAGCGGGGCGCCGCCAACGAGCCGGCCACGCCGGATGACATCGCCGCGATGACGGCCATCGTCCGGGAGGCGATGCACGCCGGGGCGCTCGGGTTCTCCACCTCCCGCACGACCACCCACCTGGCGATCAGCGGCGAGCCGGTGCCCGGCACGTTCGCGGCCGAGGACGAGTTGTTCGCCCTCGGCGGGGTGCTCGGCGAGCTGGGCACCGGCGTGTTCCAGCTGGTGCCCGCCGGGGCCGGCGGCGAGCCGATGGAGGACCAGTTCCGCGAGGTCAAGTGGATGCGGCGGCTCTCCGCGCAGGTCGGCCGGCCGATCACGTTCGGCCTGTTCCAGAACGACCACGAGCCGCACCTGTGGCGGGAGATCGTCGACATGGCCCGCCGGGCCAACGAGACCGAGGGCGCGCAGCTGCGCCCGCAGATCGCCGGGCGGCCGTTCAGCGTCATCGTGGGCCTGGAGAGCACCCACCCGTTCAAGCGCCGCCCCACCTACCAGGAGCAGCTGGCGCACCTGCCGCTGGCCGAGCGGGTGGCCCGGATGCGCGACCCCGAGATCCGGCGACGGATCTTGGCCGAGGCCCCGGCCAGCGTCAACCCCCGGGCGCACCTCTTCCCGGAGGACTACGGGAAGTACTTCCCGTTCGGCCGGCAGCCCGACTACGAGCCCGGCCGTGAGGACAGCGTGGCCGCCATCGCGGCCCGCGCGGGCCGCGACTGCGAGGAGGTCATGTACGACCTGCTCGTCGCCGGGGACGGCACGCAGACCTTCCTGCGGCCGCTGCTCGGCTACAGCGAGTTCAGCCTCGACCCGATCCACCAGATGCTCCGCGAACCGCACTGCGTGGTCGGGCTCAGCGACGCCGGCGCGCACTGCCGGCTGATCTGCGACGCGAGCACCCCGACGTCGCAGCTCACCCACTGGGCCCGGGACCGCTCGCGCGGCGAACGGCTCGGGCTGGAGTTCGTCGTGCACAAGCAGACCTGGCAGACGGCCGCCCTGTACGGGCTGCGCGACCGGGGGCTGCTGCGGCCCGGGTTCAAGGCCGACGTCAACGTCATCGACTTCGACAACCTCGCGCTGCGGCCCCCGCAGTTCGTGCACGACCTGCCGGCCGGCGGCGGCCGGCTGATCCAGCGGGCCGACGGCTACCGGGCCACGCTGGTCTCCGGCGAGGTGACGTTCGTCGACGGCGAGCACACCGGCGCGCAGCCGGGCCGGCTGGTCCGGGGCGCGCGCGACACCGCCGGGGCGCGGCCGTGAGCCGGGCGCGGCGGCTGCGGGTGGGCCTCGTCGGGTGCGGCCAGATCGGCCGGATGTACGCCGGGCACCTGGCCGCGTCCGACGACGTGGCGCTGACCTGCCACGACGTGCGCGCCGGGCAGGCGGCGGCGCTGGCGGCGCAGGTCGACGGCGAGGCGTGCGACGACGTCGAGCGGCTCCTCGACGGCGCGGAGGCGGTGGTGGTGACCTCCTCGACGGAGAGCCACGACGCGCTGGTCGCGCTGGCGCTGGAACGCAAGCTGCCCACGTTCTGCGAGAAGCCGCTGACGCTGGACCTGCACCGGACCCGGGAGCTGGGCCTCGCCGCCGACCACGGCGGCACCCCGCTGTGGATCGGCTTCCAGCGCCACTTCGACGCCGGGTTCAGCGCGCTGCGCGACCGGATCGCCGACGGCGGCCTCGGCACCGTCTACACGGTGCGAATGTTCTCCCACGACGCCGCCTGGCCGCCGCTGGAACGCCTCGCCGCCTCGGGCAGCATCTTCCGCGACCTGATGCTGCACGACTTCGACATGGTGCGGTGGCTCACCGGCCGGGAGGTCAGCGGCGTCGCCGCGATCGGGGACGTGCTGGCCGTGCCCGAGCTGGCCGAGCTGCACGACTACGACGCGGTGGCGGCGACGCTGGGCGTCGAGGGCGGCGGGGTCGCCGTGCTCACGGCGGGACGGCACAGCCCGCTCGGCTACGACGTCCGCATCGAGGTGCTCGGCTCGCGGGACTGCCTGACCGTGGGGCTCGACGAGCGGACCCCGATGCGGCAGGTCACCGAGCAGGGCCCCGACCGGCACGCCCGCCACCGCGACTACCGGGACCGCTTCGCCGCCGCGTACCGCGCCCAGATCGACGCGTTCGTCGCCGCCGCCCGGGGCGCCGAACCGGATCACCGGGCGGGCACCTGGCGCGACTCGTACGCGGCGCTGGCGCTGGCCATGGCGGCGGAGCGGTCCGTACGCACCCGGTCCTTCGAACCGCCGGTCGAGGCGACGCCGTAACGCGCGGCCCGCCGGGCTCCGGCCCGGGAAGCGCACCGACGCACCGACCCGTCGGGCGGGGCTGCACCGGCCCCGGCGACGTACCGCCACCTGACTGAAGGGTTGTCCCATGACCAGACGCGCACTCGTCACCGGAGCCGGCGGCTTCATCGGCGGCCACCTGGTGACGTACCTCCAGGCCCAGGGCTGGTGGGTCCGCGGCGCCGACCTGCGGCCGCCGGAGTTCCGCGCCACGACCGCCGACGACTTCGTCGTGGGTGACCTGCGCGACCCGGAGGTCTGCCGGCGGGCCTGCGACGGCGTCACCGAGGTGTACGCCCTCGCGGCCGACATGGGCGGCATGGGCTTCATCTCGAAGGACCCGGCGACGATCCTGCGCAACAACGCGCTGATCAACCTGCACACCGTCGAGGCGGCCCGGCTGGCCGGCGCGCAGCGCTACTTCCTCGCCTCGTCCGCCTGCATCTACCCGGAGTACGCGCAGACGAAGACGGACGTGCGGCCGCTGCGCGAGACGGACGCCTTCCCCGCCGGCCCGCAGGACTCCTACGGCTGGGAGAAGCTGATGGCGGAGCGGCTCTGCGTGTACTACGCCGAGCAGTACGGCCTGGACGTCCGCATCGCCCGCTACCACAACGTGTACGGTCCCTACGGCACCTGGGACGGCGGGCGGGAGAAGGCCCCCGCCGCGCTGTGCCGCAAGGTCGCCGAGGCGGCCCCCGGCGGCGAGGTGGAGATCTGGGGCGACGGCCGGCAGACCCGGTCGTTCTGCTACGTCGACGACTGCGTCGAGGGCACCTACCGGCTGATGCGCAGCGACCACGGCGAGCCGGTGAACATCGGCTCCGACCGCCTGGTGACCATCGACGAGCTGGCCGCCCTGGTGATGACGGCGGCCGGCCGCGACGACCTGCGCCTGCGCCACGTCGCCGGCCCGCAGGGGGTGCGCGGGCGCAACTCCGACAACACGCTGGCGCGGCAGGTGCTGGGCTGGACCCCCCGCATCACCCTCGAGGAGGGCCTCGCCGTCACGTACCGGTGGATCGCGGGCGAGGTCGCGGCCGCGCGGGGCGCCGCGACGCCGGCATGACGCACCCGGGCTTCGTCCTGTTCGACCTCGACGGCACGCTCATCCGGCCCGGCGCGCCGGTGCAGCGCCTCCACATGGCCACGATGGCCGCCGCCATCGCCGACGTCTGCGGCGTCGCCGAGGAGTTCCGCTACGAGGGCGGCCAGCTCTTCTACGCCGACATCGATCTGGCGGGCTTCACCGACGCCGGCACGGTGCACGCGGCGCTGCGTCACCACGGCGTCCCCGCCGGCCGGCTCCCGCAGCTCACCCGGCAGGTCATGGACGCCCTCGCCGCGCGCATCGGCGGGTCCACGGCCGACGGGGGCACGGGCACCGGGGACCTGCTCCCCGGCTGCCGGGCCCTGCTGGAGGCGCTGCGCGGCCACGGCTGCCCGCTGGGCATGAGCACCGGCAACGCCCGGTCGGTGGCCCGCTGGAAGATGCGGCGCACCGGCCTGGCGGACCTGCTGCGCGACGGCGGCTTCGGTGACGCCGCCCGCGACCGCGACGACGTGGTGGCCGCCGGGGTCGCCGCGCTCGGCGGCCACGGGCCCGGCGTGCTGGTCGGCGACACCGCCAAGGACGTCACGGCGGCGCACGCCTCGGGTCTGCCCTGCCTCGCCGTCGCCACCGGGGCCACCCCGCCCGACGAGCTGCGCGCGGCGGGTGCGGACGCGGTCGTGGCGGACCTCGGCGGCAGCGCCGCCCTCGACGCGGTGCTGCGGCTGCTCACCCCCGTTGCCTCCACAGAAGGAGTCCGATGAACGAGACACTGCCCCGCGTCGACGTCGTGATGACGACCATCGGCGACGGCGAGGCGTTCCTGTCGGCGTACCGGACGCTGCTCGGCGCGGCCGACGCGCACCAGCGGGTGCGGATCGTCGTCATCCCCGACCGCAAGACGCCCGCCGCCCTGTTCGGCAACGTCGAGCGGGCCCGCCGCGACGGCCTGCACGTCGTCTGCCCCACCGTCGCCGAGCAGGACGCCCTCCTGGCCGACCTGGGCGCGCCCACCCTGGTGCCCTACGACTCCGACAACCGGCGCAACGTCGGCTACCTGCTGTCCTGGCAGTCCGACGCCGACTTCCTCGTCTCCGTCGACGACGACAACTTCCCCATCGACGGCGACTTCCTCACCGCCCACGCGATCGTGGCCGCCGGCCCCCGGCCCGCGCGGGTCGTCACCGCCGCCTCCGGCTGGTGGAACCCGTGCGGGCAGCTCACCGTCGCGCCGATGCCGGTCTACCCGCGCGGCTTCCCGTACGCGCACCGCAACCCCACCCCGACCTCGGAGCGCACCGAGACGGTCGACGTGCGGATCAACGCCGGGCTGTG
This genomic window contains:
- a CDS encoding N-acyl-D-amino-acid deacylase family protein produces the protein MYDVVVRSGTVVDGTGDAARTGDVAISDGRIVAVGRVSGRGRREIDADGCIVTPGFVDIHTHFDGQVTWDPLLTPSCWHGVTTVVMGNCGVGFAPVTEPNREWLIGLMEGVEDIPGASLSEGIRWAWESFPEYLEAVAGLSRVMDVGAQVPHGAVRAYVMGERGAANEPATPDDIAAMTAIVREAMHAGALGFSTSRTTTHLAISGEPVPGTFAAEDELFALGGVLGELGTGVFQLVPAGAGGEPMEDQFREVKWMRRLSAQVGRPITFGLFQNDHEPHLWREIVDMARRANETEGAQLRPQIAGRPFSVIVGLESTHPFKRRPTYQEQLAHLPLAERVARMRDPEIRRRILAEAPASVNPRAHLFPEDYGKYFPFGRQPDYEPGREDSVAAIAARAGRDCEEVMYDLLVAGDGTQTFLRPLLGYSEFSLDPIHQMLREPHCVVGLSDAGAHCRLICDASTPTSQLTHWARDRSRGERLGLEFVVHKQTWQTAALYGLRDRGLLRPGFKADVNVIDFDNLALRPPQFVHDLPAGGGRLIQRADGYRATLVSGEVTFVDGEHTGAQPGRLVRGARDTAGARP
- a CDS encoding HAD family hydrolase gives rise to the protein MTHPGFVLFDLDGTLIRPGAPVQRLHMATMAAAIADVCGVAEEFRYEGGQLFYADIDLAGFTDAGTVHAALRHHGVPAGRLPQLTRQVMDALAARIGGSTADGGTGTGDLLPGCRALLEALRGHGCPLGMSTGNARSVARWKMRRTGLADLLRDGGFGDAARDRDDVVAAGVAALGGHGPGVLVGDTAKDVTAAHASGLPCLAVATGATPPDELRAAGADAVVADLGGSAALDAVLRLLTPVASTEGVR
- a CDS encoding NAD-dependent epimerase/dehydratase family protein; protein product: MTRRALVTGAGGFIGGHLVTYLQAQGWWVRGADLRPPEFRATTADDFVVGDLRDPEVCRRACDGVTEVYALAADMGGMGFISKDPATILRNNALINLHTVEAARLAGAQRYFLASSACIYPEYAQTKTDVRPLRETDAFPAGPQDSYGWEKLMAERLCVYYAEQYGLDVRIARYHNVYGPYGTWDGGREKAPAALCRKVAEAAPGGEVEIWGDGRQTRSFCYVDDCVEGTYRLMRSDHGEPVNIGSDRLVTIDELAALVMTAAGRDDLRLRHVAGPQGVRGRNSDNTLARQVLGWTPRITLEEGLAVTYRWIAGEVAAARGAATPA
- a CDS encoding FkbM family methyltransferase, producing MTDAQRRALAEKLRRHAAAAGRPVRSFLRRPYPTAFPSTARLRRWRHRGHARLAHGRTFWGDRLRVRLPDEISIAIRRHGFIEYELSAFLLRHLRTGATFLDVGAHLGYFTVLAARCVGGSGRVVSFEPTPGTYALLAQNVAGLGNVTAVPAAVWSSPGKVSLTDHGVGYSPYNSAYRSRLPAAVRQRVATTVHEVAAVALDEFVAARALTPDVVKIDAESAEKNVLEGMGRLLGTVRPVVSLEVGDLDVPGAPRSAELVEFMVGHDYRAYELSDGMPRPHRPRSSYEYDNLVFVAAEKGHLLDV
- a CDS encoding Gfo/Idh/MocA family protein gives rise to the protein MSRARRLRVGLVGCGQIGRMYAGHLAASDDVALTCHDVRAGQAAALAAQVDGEACDDVERLLDGAEAVVVTSSTESHDALVALALERKLPTFCEKPLTLDLHRTRELGLAADHGGTPLWIGFQRHFDAGFSALRDRIADGGLGTVYTVRMFSHDAAWPPLERLAASGSIFRDLMLHDFDMVRWLTGREVSGVAAIGDVLAVPELAELHDYDAVAATLGVEGGGVAVLTAGRHSPLGYDVRIEVLGSRDCLTVGLDERTPMRQVTEQGPDRHARHRDYRDRFAAAYRAQIDAFVAAARGAEPDHRAGTWRDSYAALALAMAAERSVRTRSFEPPVEATP